Part of the bacterium genome is shown below.
CTATCTCGAATTTTTTGCGTGCCTCATGGATAGGTTTTAAGCAAGAAATTAATATCTGGGCTAATTCCTCCTTACATTTCACACAACCTCTTTCTGCCTCCTGGCATTCCTGTTTTATCACCTCGACACCCTTTTTATTAAAAGCCTGATGAAAGGCAAAAACCACACATATCTCTGGATGACCTGAGTCCGTTGGATGAATCCTTGCCGGGTCGGTAATCATATTCTTTACCTTCTTCACTATCAGGTCATCTGAGTCTGACAGGTAGATACAATTCCCAAAGCTTTTACTCATCTTGCGTCCATCTACACCGGGAAGTTTAGGTGTTTGAGTTAATTTTGACGCAGGTTCAGGAAATACCTCACTATATAAATAATTAAATCTTCGACAAATCTCGCGGGTTAATTCAAGATGAGGGAGTTGGTCTTCACCAACCGGAACAATATTGGCTTTATAAATCAGAATATCCGCCGCCTGAAGCACTGGATAGCCTAAAAACCCATAGGTGTGTAGGTCTAACTGGGCTAATTCTTTCAGCTGGTCTTTGTAAGTAGGACACCGTTCTAACCAGGGGAGTGGCGTAATCGTTGACAGAAGGATATGTAACTCCGCATGCTCCGGGATTTGCGACTGGCGAAAAATCACACATTTCTGCCAGTCTATCCCACAACTCAACCAGTCTATAAGCATCTGCTGGATATTTTCCTGGAATTCACCAGTATCCGCATAAGCCGTTGTCAAGGCATGCCAATCAGCAATCATATAAAAACATTCATATTCATCCTGAAATTCCTTCCAGTTATTCAAGGCACCTAACAAATGCCCTAGATGTAACCTGCCAGTTGGCCGCATCCCACTTAATACCCGTAACTTATCCATCATACCTCCTATTTTTCCACCTGTGCGATTAGACTAATTCATCGCAGAGACGCAAAGGAAAAATAAATGTAAAATGTAAAATAGGAAATGAAAAATGGGAAATTTTAGTACTTCGCAAGACTCATTACCTTTCAGTTATACATTTTCATTTTACATTATCCATTTTACATTTAACCGCACAGGTGGAAATATTTTCCTCTCTGTTTCTCTGCGTCTCTGCGGTAAAGAACTGCCTGAACAGTTACCACAAAATTAAAGTGACATCTGATGTCCTGTAAATAAAAAGTTAAGAAATTGCACACAAGGACCAATTATTTTCCAGAGAATAGGGAATCCTATCATTTGCCCGATTAAAATTATTCCGACAAGGATAAAAGGACCATAAGGGGCAAATCGACTAAATTCATAGGATTGTTGAACAGGTAAAAGTCCTGATAAAATCTGATAGCCATCTAAAGGGAAAATAGGGATAGCATTAAAAACGGCTAAAATGAGATTGAAGAAAACTAAGATTTGTAAGACTTCAAGAATAAGAAAAAGTTGTTCTTGAGAAACTAATGGTAAGCCCCAAAATATCAGTCCACGGAAAAGCATGCCAAAAACAAAGGCACTAATTAAATTCGATAGAGGTCCTGCTAAAGCCACCCAGAACATATCTTTTCCTGGATTTTGAAAATTATTTGGATTGACTGGTACTGGTTTTGCCCAACCAATATGGACAAGAAAAAACATCAAAGTCCCAACTAAATCAAGATGTGCCAGAGGATTAAGCGTCAGCCTGCCAGAAAGTCTGGGAGTCGAATCCCCAAGTTTATCCGCAATAAACCCATGGCTAAATTCATGAATGGTAATTGCAAAAAGGATAGGTGGTGCGATTAAAAGTATCTCTAAAATATTCTGATTCATTTATCATCTCCACAAGTAAATTCCAATGTCCACTGATTTTTAGTATATCATACTTCTCCTCACAAGTCAATTAAATTTTACCACTTAAGATATTTTTTGCTTGCAATCTCTATTTTTTTATGGTATAATTCAAATAATGTTAAACTGTTGTTATAAATGTCATAAATCTAATGATTGTGTTCGCAAGTGGATTCTGGCACAAAAAAATTTAGCTCAGACTTGTTGTGTCGAGTGTCAAGAATTCACAAATTGCCTCCAGACAAACCGTCTTTCCAGATGGAAGATTATCCATGGAGAAAATTCTGTAAGCGACGAGGTGGGAGAAGAAAAAACTTGAAGAAAATAGTTATTTTAACCGTCTTAGCCGGTATGGGACATATCCGCGCCGCAGAGGCTATTGCTAAAGGAATTAAAGAATTATATAATGATGTCGAGGTCCAAACAATTGACCCAATGAGTACTACCGGTCCAAAACTACAACAATTTTTCAATCATGGTTATTTATTTCTGGCTAATTATACCCCGCCTTTCTGGGGTTGGATTTATAATAGTCAAATTTTATCCTCTGCTTATAGCCCGATTAGATGGTATCTAAAACGAATCTATGCTCGAAGTAGTCAACTTGTAATTGACCAATTTAACCCGGACATTCTTGTTTCGACACATCCATTTATTGCCAATGGTGTGGGAGAACTCAAAAAGCAACGATTGATTAATTTACCTCTCATCTCAGTTGTGACCGACTACCATGTCTATCCAATGGGAATAAACAAGTATGTAGATTTATTTATATTACCATCTTCAGAAGTAGCAATTCATTTAAAAAATAAAGGGATTCCCGATGAAAAAATCAGGATTAGTGGCGGACTCCCAACTGACCCAAAGTTTTTTAAACCCCAGGATAAAAATGCCCTGTACCAAAAATTCAACTTACAAAAAGACCTGAAGGTAGTGCTTATCCTCTGCGGTGGATATGGTATGGGAAAAGTAGCAAAACTATTACAGGGTTTTATGGGGATGGATTTCCCATTGCAATTATTAGTCGTTGCGGGTAAAAATGAGGAGTTAAAGGCAAAATTAACCCAAATTGCTAATCAACTTAAAATAAAAACCAAAATCTTTGGTTTTGTAGAAAATATGGAGGAATTGATGTCCGCCTCAGACCTGGTCGTAACGAAACCAGGTGGAACTTCTATTTCAGAGACATTGACCAAAGGAATACCGATTATCCTGACCGAGGCTGTCCCAGGACAGGAAACATGGAATGTGAATATATTACTAAAAGCAGGTGTGGTTATCCAACCTGAGAACCAGGCAGAAATTCCAGGACTAATTATTAAACTAATTACTGAAAAAGAAACCCTACGAGAAATGCAACACAAAATTAATGAAAAATTTGCTAACATAAAAGCAGTTTATAATATCGCTAAAATTATACGAGGTGATGAATAAATGCGAAAAGTAACCTTTTTATTACCCATTATTTTTATGACGCAAGTTTTATTTGCCCAGGAAAATAATATTACAAACATCCAGATAGAAGGGAACAAAACAGTGGCAACTTCAACCATTCTTGGTCTCATTAAAACACAAATCGGCGACAAATATAATCCGACAAAGGTTGATAATGACCTGAAAAATATTTATAATTCAGGCTATTTCTCTGATATTAAAATAGAACTAAAAAAAGAAACCGAAGGACTATCAATAGTCTTCATCGTTAAAGAAAAATCCCTTGTTTCAAAGATTAAGTTTGATGGGATTAAAGAGTTAAAAGAAGAAGACTTAAAAAAAGAGATTACCGTAAAAACAGGTGCACCACTTAGCCTGAAAGACATAAAAGAATCCATTACAAAACTTACTGATTTCGCCAGAGATAAAGGTTATTATTTAGTCAAAATAGATTACAGGATAGATGATGATGAACGAATAGTTACTTTTTTGATTGAGGAAGGTAAGGAAGTCAAGATTAAAGAGATTAATCTTTTGGGCAACGAGGCATTTTCTACCTTTAAACTTAAATGGAAAATGACCACCTCCACCGGTGATTTTTATAAGGAAAAGGAATTAAATGAGGATATAGAAAAACTACTCATATTTTATAAAACTAATGGCTACCCAATGATTAGTATTCAAAAACCAGAGGTATCTTATGTTAAAGAAAAAGGTGGAATTGTGATTAACATCAATATTTCAGAAGGCGACCTTTTCAAAATCGAAAAAATAAGTTTTAGTGGCAATACAATCTTCACGGATAATGAGCTTAAAGAGTTAGTGAAGACAAAAATAGGCGATATTTATAATCTTCGCTCAATTGTCGTCGATGGGAATAATATTAAAGAGGCATATTTTGCTAAAGGCTATGTTACGACTTTAGTCATCCCTGAGCCAGAGTTTGATAATAAAACCGCTCTGGTAAATATCACTTATAAAATCAAAGAAGGGGGTATAAGTTATATTGAAAGAATTACCCTTTCAGGCAACACCCACACTAAAAATAAAGTCATTTTACGAGAGCTTTTACTCAAAGAAGGTGAGATGTTCGATGGGAAAAAACTCAAACAAAGCCGACAGGCATTAATTAACTTAGGCTATTTTGAATTCGTAAAATTTGACATCCTGCCAGGTTCTCAAGAAGATAAAAAAATATTAGATATCGAAGTTAAAGAGGGCAAAACAGGGAACCTTATGTTTTCTACCTCTTATGGTAATAAACCGGGCTTATTTGGAACAATAGAATTCACTAAAAATAACCTCTGGGGCAAAGGTTATTCTACTTCTATTAAATCAGAATTTGGGAAAAAATTGTTAAATTATGAAATTGGATTTACTGACCCGTGGTTTCGTGATAAGCCAACTTCTGTTGGGTTTGACATCTGGCACACAACAGAAAAAGAAGATGAATATACCAATAAAAAACGGGGCGGGGCAATCAGAATAGGTAAACCGCTTGGAACCCATAAT
Proteins encoded:
- the bamA gene encoding outer membrane protein assembly factor BamA — translated: MRKVTFLLPIIFMTQVLFAQENNITNIQIEGNKTVATSTILGLIKTQIGDKYNPTKVDNDLKNIYNSGYFSDIKIELKKETEGLSIVFIVKEKSLVSKIKFDGIKELKEEDLKKEITVKTGAPLSLKDIKESITKLTDFARDKGYYLVKIDYRIDDDERIVTFLIEEGKEVKIKEINLLGNEAFSTFKLKWKMTTSTGDFYKEKELNEDIEKLLIFYKTNGYPMISIQKPEVSYVKEKGGIVININISEGDLFKIEKISFSGNTIFTDNELKELVKTKIGDIYNLRSIVVDGNNIKEAYFAKGYVTTLVIPEPEFDNKTALVNITYKIKEGGISYIERITLSGNTHTKNKVILRELLLKEGEMFDGKKLKQSRQALINLGYFEFVKFDILPGSQEDKKILDIEVKEGKTGNLMFSTSYGNKPGLFGTIEFTKNNLWGKGYSTSIKSEFGKKLLNYEIGFTDPWFRDKPTSVGFDIWHTTEKEDEYTNKKRGGAIRIGKPLGTHNRIDFKYKYDRTCMLSVKSDAPKSIKDWVEKWGEGKYVLSSSLEISFKRNTKRGEEILFHPTAGYKIELSNEVAGGFLGGDIDFYKPTFEGSWFIPSWKEFILALHTKLGLVTNLAEHKEIPDYEKFRIGGPYSVRGYRDRSIYPSSGSGKSMLVGNVEYRHPIGKEIFGCLFVDVGNVWEDASDITSFKDLKYGAGLGIRFKSPVGPIRLDYAWGLSDAPGHFKGDPEAHISFGSYF
- a CDS encoding glycosyltransferase, whose translation is MKKIVILTVLAGMGHIRAAEAIAKGIKELYNDVEVQTIDPMSTTGPKLQQFFNHGYLFLANYTPPFWGWIYNSQILSSAYSPIRWYLKRIYARSSQLVIDQFNPDILVSTHPFIANGVGELKKQRLINLPLISVVTDYHVYPMGINKYVDLFILPSSEVAIHLKNKGIPDEKIRISGGLPTDPKFFKPQDKNALYQKFNLQKDLKVVLILCGGYGMGKVAKLLQGFMGMDFPLQLLVVAGKNEELKAKLTQIANQLKIKTKIFGFVENMEELMSASDLVVTKPGGTSISETLTKGIPIILTEAVPGQETWNVNILLKAGVVIQPENQAEIPGLIIKLITEKETLREMQHKINEKFANIKAVYNIAKIIRGDE
- the trpS gene encoding tryptophan--tRNA ligase is translated as MDKLRVLSGMRPTGRLHLGHLLGALNNWKEFQDEYECFYMIADWHALTTAYADTGEFQENIQQMLIDWLSCGIDWQKCVIFRQSQIPEHAELHILLSTITPLPWLERCPTYKDQLKELAQLDLHTYGFLGYPVLQAADILIYKANIVPVGEDQLPHLELTREICRRFNYLYSEVFPEPASKLTQTPKLPGVDGRKMSKSFGNCIYLSDSDDLIVKKVKNMITDPARIHPTDSGHPEICVVFAFHQAFNKKGVEVIKQECQEAERGCVKCKEELAQILISCLKPIHEARKKFEIAPLEIINILDEGKKKAREITSKVMLEVRQAMKIY
- a CDS encoding site-2 protease family protein, whose product is MNQNILEILLIAPPILFAITIHEFSHGFIADKLGDSTPRLSGRLTLNPLAHLDLVGTLMFFLVHIGWAKPVPVNPNNFQNPGKDMFWVALAGPLSNLISAFVFGMLFRGLIFWGLPLVSQEQLFLILEVLQILVFFNLILAVFNAIPIFPLDGYQILSGLLPVQQSYEFSRFAPYGPFILVGIILIGQMIGFPILWKIIGPCVQFLNFLFTGHQMSL